A part of Vigna radiata var. radiata cultivar VC1973A chromosome 11, Vradiata_ver6, whole genome shotgun sequence genomic DNA contains:
- the LOC106776841 gene encoding farnesoic acid carboxyl-O-methyltransferase-like — MVINALAPNGGTGEFSYSKNSYFQKESLGVEESKIEEEIEKKLDVKALASASNMTIRIADFGCATGPNTLVNAHKVLEAMKEKYKRQCPNTEAKPEYHVFFNDLPSNDFNTFFTSLPEDRSCFACGVPGSFYNRLFPHSCIHFACSSLALHFLSKSPEVLQEKKSPAWNKGRIHHTGASKEVVDAYANQFAEDVGKFLDARAMELVPGGMLVIVMPGVPHGMPYSDVINGMLFDCMGSILIDLSKEGVFDESKIDSFNFPYYASSPEEMRKVVERNGRFNIERMELTNPVPWLKNIEKVIPDWIIHVRVVMEAIFSRHFGNEVTHQMFQRLTKHLLDKVGILETKYRDKIQLLAVLQKKE; from the exons ATGGTGATCAATGCATTGGCACCAAACGGCGGCACCGGCGAATTCAGCTACTCCAAAAATTCTTACTTTCAG aAAGAAAGTTTAGGCGTTGAAGAGAGTAAGATCGAAGAAGAAATTGAGAAGAAGCTGGATGTGAAAGCACTAGCTTCAGCTTCGAACATGACTATTCGCATAGCGGATTTTGGGTGTGCGACTGGTCCAAACACCTTGGTGAATGCACACAAGGTGCTTGAAGCAATGAAAGAGAAGTACAAAAGGCAATGTCCAAACACGGAAGCAAAACCAGAATATCACGTCTTCTTCAATGATCTACCATCGAACGATTTCAACACCTTTTTCACCTCTTTGCCTGAAGATAGAAGCTGCTTTGCATGTGGGGTTCCTGGTTCTTTCTACAATCGTTTGTTTCCCCATTCGTGTATTCATTTTGCATGCAGCAGTTTAGCCCTCCATTTTCTTTCAAAGTCACCAGAAGTGTTGCAGGAAAAGAAGAGTCCTGCATGGAACAAAGGTAGAATTCACCACACAGGTGCTTCCAAGGAAGTGGTTGATGCATATGCAAATCAATTTGCCGAGGATGTTGGAAAATTCTTGGATGCTAGGGCTATGGAGTTGGTCCCTGGTGGCATGTTGGTCATAGTCATGCCTGGTGTTCCCCATGGCATGCCTTATTCTGATGTCATAAATGGCATGCTCTTTGATTGCATGGGATCTATCCTCATCGACCTCTCAAAGGAG GGGGTGTTTGATGAATCTAAAATTGATTCCTTCAACTTTCCTTACTATGCCTCAAGTCCAGAGGAGATGAGAAAGGTGGTAGAGAGAAATGGAAGATTCAACATTGAAAGAATGGAGTTAACAAATCCAGTACCGTGGTTAAAGAACATAGAAAAAGTAATACCTGATTGGATAATTCATGTGAGGGTTGTAATGGAAGCAATTTTCAGCAGACACTTTGGAAATGAAGTCACCCATCAAATGTTCCAACGTTTAACCAAACACTTGTTAGACAAAGTTGGAATATTGGAAACAAAATACAGAGACAAAATTCAACTTCTTGCTGTATTACAGAAAAAGGAATAA
- the LOC106777636 gene encoding alpha,alpha-trehalose-phosphate synthase [UDP-forming] 6: protein MVSKSYSNLLELASGEAPSFGYMNRRIPRIMTVAGLISDVDDDPVDSVCSDPSSSAAHRDRIIMVANQLPIRAQRRPDGNRSCWCFEWDENALLQLKDGLGDDDIEVIYVGCLKEEVHPSEQDEVSQTLLETFKCVPTFLPADQFTKFYHGFCKQQLWPLFHYMLPLSPELGGRFNRSLWQAYVSVNKIFADRIMEVINPEDDYVWIHDYHLMVLPTFLRKRFNRVKLGFFLHSPFPSSEIYKTLPVREEILRALLNSDLIGFHTFDYARHFLSCCSRMLGLTYESKRGYIGIEYYGRTVSIKILPVGIHMGQLQSVLKMPQTEDKVCELIKQFSDQGRTLLLGVDDMDIFKGISLKLLAMEQLLIQHPEYQGKVVLVQIANPARGRGKDVKEVQAETKATVKRINETFGKPGYDPVILIEEPLKFYERVAYYVVAECCLVTAVRDGMNLIPYEYIISRQGNEMLDKVLGLASSPKKKSMLVVSEFIGCSPSLSGAIRVNPWNIDAVADAMESALEMADSEKELRHEKHYRYVSTHDVGYWARSFLQDLERTCRDHVRRRWWGIGFGLSFRVVALDPNFKKLSMEHIVSAYKRTTTRAILLDYDGTLMPQSSTIDKSPSSKSIEILSSLCRDKNNMVFLVSARSRKMLSEWFSSCENLGVAAEHGYFIRMRRDEEWETHVAATDCSWKQIAEPVMKLYTETTDGSTIEDKETALVWCYEDADPDFGSCQAKELLDHLESVLANEPVTVKSGQNNVEVKPQGVSKGLVAKRLLSAMQEKGMYPDFVLCIGDDRSDEDMFEVITSSMGGPIAPRAEVFACTVCRKPSKAKYYLDDTTEIVRLLQGLACVSEQVVSFSSEQIVC from the exons ATGGTGTCAAAATCCTATTCAAACCTATTGGAGTTGGCCTCGGGAGAGGCTCCTTCCTTTGGGTACATGAACAGGAGAATTCCTAGAATTATGACCGTGGCTGGGTTGATATCAGATGTTGATGACGACCCAGTGGATAGTGTGTGCTCTGATCCGTCGTCATCGGCGGCGCACCGTGACCGGATAATCATGGTGGCTAATCAGCTTCCCATAAGGGCTCAGAGGAGGCCAGATGGTAATAGGAGTTGTTGGTGTTTTGAGTGGGATGAGAATGCCCTTCTTCAGCTGAAAGATGGGTTAGGGGATGATGATATAGAGGTTATTTACGTTGGATGTCTTAAGGAGGAGGTGCATCCAAGTGAACAAGATGAGGTTTCACAGACACTTCTTGAGACCTTCAAGTGTGTCCCAACTTTTCTTCCGGCTGACCAGTTCACCAAGTTCTATCATGGTTTCTGCAAGCAGCAGCTTTGGCCACTGTTCCATTACATGTTGCCTTTGTCACCAGAACTTGGTGGGAGGTTTAACAGGTCACTGTGGCAGGCTTATGTATCAGTCAATAAAATTTTTGCAGATAGGATCATGGAAGTTATCAACCCTGAAGATGACTATGTGTGGATACATGATTATCATCTGATGGTGTTGCCAACTTTCTTGAGGAAGAGGTTCAACAGGGTGAAATTGGGGTTCTTCCTTCACAGCCCTTTCCCTTCATCAGAGATATACAAGACATTGCCTGTTAGGGAGGAGATCTTGAGAGCCCTCCTTAATTCGGATTTGATAGGCTTCCACACTTTTGATTATGCTCGCCATTTCCTCTCCTGTTGCAGCCGGATGCTAGGCCTTACCTACGAATCAAAGAGAGGTTATATCGGGATTGAATACTATGGTAGGACTGTTAGTATCAAAATTCTTCCTGTTGGCATTCACATGGGTCAGCTTCAATCTGTTTTGAAGATGCCTCAGACTGAGGATAAAGTTTGTGAGCTCATCAAACAGTTTTCTGATCAAGGAAGGACATTGTTGCTTGGGGTGGATGACATGGATATTTTCAAGGGAATAAGTTTGAAGCTATTGGCCATGGAGCAACTTCTCATTCAGCACCCTGAGTATCAGGGAAAGGTAGTGCTAGTGCAGATAGCCAATCCTGCTAGGGGACGGGGCAAGGATGTGAAAGAAGTGCAGGCAGAGACAAAGGCCACAGTGAAACGTATTAATGAAACATTTGGGAAACCAGGGTATGATCCCGTGATTCTGATAGAGGAGCCTCTCAAGTTTTATGAGAGAGTGGCATACTATGTTGTTGCAGAGTGTTGTTTAGTAACTGCAGTAAGGGATGGAATGAATCTCATACCGTATGAATATATCATCAGTCGTCAGGGAAATGAAATGTTGGATAAAGTTTTGGGTCTAGCTTCCTCTCCTAAGAAGAAAAGCATGCTGGTTGTGTCTGAATTCATTGGCTGTTCCCCATCTTTGAGTGGAGCAATCAGAGTGAACCCGTGGAACATTGATGCAGTAGCCGATGCAATGGAATCTGCTCTTGAAATGGCTGATTCAGAGAAGGAGCTTAGGCATGAGAAGCATTATAGATATGTTAGTACTCATGATGTTGGGTACTGGGCAAGAAGCTTCTTGCAAGATTTGGAAAGGACTTGTCGTGATCATGTGAGACGAAGGTGGTGGGGTATTGGGTTTGGATTAAGCTTTAGAGTTGTTGCACTTGATCCAAACTTCAAGAAGCTCTCAATGGAGCACATAGTTTCAGCATACAAGAGGACAACAACTAGAGCAATCCTTCTTGATTATGATGGTACACTGATGCCTCAATCATCAACAATTGATAAGAGTCCAAGCAGTAAATCCATTGAAATCCTTAGTAGTTTGTGTAGAGATAAGAACAACATGGTTTTCCTTGTTAGTGCTAGAAGCCGAAAGATGCTTTCAGAATGGTTTTCTTCTTGTGAGAATCTGGGAGTTGCAGCTGAGCACGGTTACTTTATTAG AATGAGGCGAGATGAAGAGTGGGAAACACATGTTGCGGCAACAGATTGTAGTTGGAAACAGATTGCAGAACCTGTGATGAAACTTTATACTGAAACAACTGATGGATCCACCATTGAAGACAAGGAGACTGCACTTGTATGGTGCTATGAGGATGCAGATCCAGACTTTGGATCATGCCAAGCTAAGGAGCTTCTTGATCACCTTGAGAGTGTGCTTGCAAATGAACCTGTAACAGTCAAGAGTGGCCAGAATAATGTAGAGGTTAAACCACAG GGTGTGAGCAAGGGACTAGTGGCCAAACGCCTACTTTCTGCCATGCAAGAAAAGGGAATGTACCCTGATTTTGTTCTGTGCATAGGAGATGACAGGTCTGATGAAGACATGTTTGAGGTGATCACCAGCTCGATGGGCGGGCCGATCGCCCCACGGGCCGAAGTTTTCGCCTGCACCGTATGCCGAAAACCCAGTAAGGCTAAGTACTATCTGGATGACACAACTGAAATAGTGAGATTGCTCCAAGGCTTAGCCTGTGTTTCAGAGCAAGtagtttcattttcttcagAGCAAATAGTTTGTTAA